In Pyramidobacter piscolens W5455, the sequence GCCCTCGCCGCGGCGGTACACGGCGCGGAACGCCGTGGGCAGGCCGCCGACGCCGCGCTCCACCGCGAAGCCGCGCTTCTCCAGCCATTCCGTCAGCAGCGCCGAAGCGTGGACCTCCGTCAGCCCGACTTCCGGGTGGTCGTAAATGTCGTCGGACATCGCCGACAGCTCCGGCTTCAGCGCGTCGATCAGCGCAAACATCTTTTCCTTCATCGAAAATCCTCCGTTCCGTGCTGTCCGCTCAAGATGGGGCGCACAAAAGTTCTATTTTCTATGATACTTGATTCTATTTTTAGAATTTGCTATTATTTTAGCGATCGGAAGAAAGTTGTCAAGACTCTCGACGAAAAAAACGCGATGACAACGCGGCGTTCATCGTCATACGGCGCCCCCCGCCCGGAAAGGAAGATCCCGCATGGAGCTCAAAAAACGCGTCAAAGAATCCGAACGGCTGAACGCTTCGGTCGTGTTCAGCCTCGAGGCGCTCGATTTTCTCGAAACGGAGGGCTCGGCGTCGCTGACGGAGCTGAGCGGCGCTTTGGGCATCCACAAATCCCGCGTCATGCGCCTGTGCGGCACGATGGAGCGGATGGGCTACGTGATCCGCCGCGGCGAAGACGCCCGCTACGCGCTCGGCCCCCGCGTGCTGTCGCTGGGCAAGGCGTTCGAGCGCCACAATCCGCTGCTCCACGTGCTGCGACCGCAGCTGGAACGGATCGCCCGTGAACTGGACGAGAACGTCTCGTTCCAGATCATCCGCGACGACCGGCGCCTGTGCGTCTGCTCCGTCTGCCGCGCGCAGCTGGCGCGCTACGTCACGCCCGAGGGCAGCGAGGCGAAGTTCCCCTACGGCGCTGCCGCCAAGGTGATGCTCGCCTGGGGGCCGGCGGAGCTGCGCGCCAAAATCCTCGCCGCGGCCCCTTATCCGCGCTATACCGAACACACGCCGACGACCGCCGACGAAGTGCTGCGCGCCATTGAAAAGACGCTGAAACAGGGCTACGCCGTCTCGCGCGAGGAGCGCACCTACGGCACCGCGGCGCTGGACGTGCCCGTTTTCGGCGCCGGCTGCGAGCTGCTCGGCGCGCTCGGCCTCGCCAGCACCACGGAGCGCCTCACGCCCGAGCTGATCGAAAAAGCCGTGCCCGCGCTGCGGAAGGCGGCCGCCTACATCCAGTCGATGACCGCCGGCGCGGAAAAGTTCGTGCCCAAGATGCCGCGCCGGGACGAATAGCCGCGACGCGAAAAAAAAGCCGCGGCATTTCCCGACAAAAAACGAAAGCGCCCCGATACGGCCGATGGCTCTCCTTCATCGACGCGTACCAGGGCGCTTTTTGTCGAGCGTTTTTTTGATGTTCCACGTGGAACATCTTTCTTTCGACGCAGCGTTTTCAATGGATCATAAATCATGTTTTTTAAGCGATGTTATTTTTCCCGCCGGCGCGGCGTCTTTTGTCCCGCCTTTGAGTCCGCCGCTTTCTGAACGGTCAGGCGCAGGTTGAGGGCCGTCAGCGCGGCGCTGTGCGCTTCGATCGTCCGCGGCGAGATGTTCGGCACGAGCCCGTCGAGGAACAGCGCGTTGTGTTTGACTTCGGCCAGATCGAGGATCAGCCGGGGAACGTTGTAAAAGCCGATCTCGCCGCGCGGATCCCAGCCCGCGGCACGGCGGTTCGTCAGCAGCGCCACCGTGCGCGCGCGTTTTTTCAGGCGCTTGAGGATCGGCGTGTTGTTCTCGCTGCCCATCATCAGGTGGTCGCCGAGGACGACGATCGCCGTTTCACGGCCGCCCGGCTGCGCTTCGACAAAATCGACGAAATCGCCGAGCAGGTAATCCAGGCAGGCCACGCAGTACTCGTGGCTCATGGGCGGCACCGCGGGCGCCACCTTGTCCTTCAGGCGCGCGTCGGGAAGACCTTTCGTAAAGTGCGTGTCGACCGTCAGCAGCGTCAGGTTGAACGGCCGCCCGGCGGCTGACAGGCGCGAGTATTCGAGCTTGGCCTGTTCGAACAGGTCGAAATCGTGCGCGCCCCAGACGGTTTTTTCGCAGCCCTTTTCGAAGTCCCGCGCCCCCTTGACGCGGTACCCCAGCGTTTTCATGAGGCCGCCCGTGCCGCCGAAGCCGAGCTCGCAGCCCGCCAGAAACAGGCAGTCGTACCCAGCCCGCCGCATCACTCTCGCGTACGACGTCAGGCGGCTGCTCTCGACCCGGTTGAAAATATCGTCGCCGGCGCCGCCGAAAAAGGCGGGAAACGACGTCTGCGTCGCGTACAGCGCGCCGACGGTCCAGGTCGCGCCGCTGACGCATTTGTAATTGTCCCAGAGCGTCCATCCGGAATCGGCGAGGCGGTGCAGGCGCGGCAGCGAATCCGGAAAATCCTCCCGGTCCAGAAAATTGTTCTCCAGCGACTCGCAGTAAACGACCACGATATTTCGCCCCGCCTCGGCCGCGACGTCGGCCTCCGCAACCGGCTCCCGCCGCGCGCCCAGCGCCGCGAACAGCTCCGCCTCGGAACAGGACGAAGTCCGCGCGTACTGCCGCCATGATTCCAGCATTTCCCGATAGACCGACGTCACGGGCGAAAAAGCGACCGCCAGCGCGCAGGCCGCCAGCAGCCCCAGGCGCGGAAAACGTCGCTTCGGCGCGAAAACGCGGCGCAGGCGCCCCGTCCAGTTCAGCCAGACGACGGTCAGGACGGCAAGCGTGAGCCCGGCGAAAACGGCGCTCGTCGCCGCCATCACGAGCGGCGCCATGCGCAGCATGTCCCAGTCGAGACGCATGAAGACAAAGTAATCGAGATCCCGGTTCAGCACGGCGGCGCAGAGCGCCTGCGCCGCCGCCAGCGCGTAGCCGAGCAGCACCGCCAGCGAGCCGAGCTTCCGGTTTTTGACGAGAAAAAGCCCGGCCGCGGCGAAGGGCAGAAAAAACAACAACGCGTCTTGAGCGCACTTTTCCATGCCGAAAGACCTTTCTTTCGCAGCTTCGAAATTGGAGAGAGAAGCGATACCCGCCACTTTATGCGATATTGTAGCACGCGCGCGGCGTAAAATAATCCGTCGCGCGGATCGCAGAAAATCCGCGCGACGGAAACGAGGGCACGAAAAAGCGCTTGCGCGCCGCCGTCTTTTATTTCTAAAACACGTTGCGGTACATGATCACGATCAGGACGATGGGCAGGCCGTAGGTGACCCAGGGTCTCCACCAGCCGCTGACGCGCCACGTATGAGTTTCGTCCAGGCCCTTGTTCGCTTCTTCCATGTAGCCATTGAACTTCAGCACGAAAGAGATGTAGAGCGACACAAGCAGCGCGTCGACCGGCATCATCACGTTGCCCGACAGGTAATCGGCGAAATCGAAGATGCTCTTGCCGAGGACCCGGCACGTGGACATCCAGCCGTGCCCTTCGCTCAGCGAGTAGGCGCAGGGCAGGCTGAGCACGAACATGACGAAGACGACGATCCAGGTCATTTTGCTTCTTTTCACCTTGAAGAAGTCGGCGAAGCAGGCCACGGGGGCTTCGAGGTATCCGAGCCCGGAGGTGTAGCCGGCGACGGCGACGAGAATGAAGAACAGCGAAGCCCAGAACGAGCCCATCGGCATCTTGCCGAAGACGACGGGCATGATCTCCATGACCAGACCGACGCCGCTGGCGTTGGGATCGGCGCCGTAGACGAGCAGCGCCGGGAAGATGACCACGCCGGCGACCAGCGCGAAGGAAGTATCCATGGTGACGACCATGGCGGCGTCCTTGGGCATGTTGTCGGTGTCGCTGCGATAGGAGCCGTACACGACGGCGGTGGCGATGCCGACGCCGATGGAGAAGAAGCTCTGGCCGAGGGCGTACAGCCACACTTCGGGATTCCATATCTGGCTGAAATCGGGGCTGAGATACCATCTCAGACCGTCCATGGCGGTTTTGCCGACGCCTTCCACGGGGCTGAGCGTCAGCGAGCGGACGGCCAGCGTCACGATCATGAGGCCGAGGATGGGCAGCAGCCATTTGCAGAGTTTCTCGACGCCTTCCTTGACGCCGCGCGAGATCGCCAGCCCCAGCGCGAAGAAGACGACGACGGTGTAGGCGATCAGCTCGAAGGGACTCTTCATGAAATCGTCGAACATCACTTTGGTCTGCTCGAAAGTGGAACCGGTGAAAATGCCGGTCAGAGCCTTCACGGCATAACGGACCATCCAGCCGATGATGACCGTGTAATACGCCATCAGCACGATGCAGGCGATGGCGCCGACCCAGCCGATCAGTGACCAGAAAGGTTTCTTTTCGCGCAGGAACCCGACGATGGGCGTCGCCTTCATGCGGCGGCCGATGCTCAGTTCGCCGAGGAACAGGGGCAGGCCGACGAAAACGCAGATCAGCACATAGACCAACACGAAAGCGCCGCCGCCGAACTTGCTGGTGAGATAAGGGAAACGCCAGACGTTGCCGAGGCCGATGGAGAAACCGGCGGCTGAAAGGATAAAACCGATGCGACTGCCAAAACTGTCTCGTTTCTGTTCTTCCATAAAAAATCATCCCTTCCATTTCAACACTCTGCTGCCGCGAATATTCGCGGCAAACCGTTTCGATTCCCGCATCCCGGACGCGGCGCGCGGGCAGCCCAAGATGCGGGAATCGGTTCACACATGGAATTTTTCGGCTTCGGCAAGAGCCGTTTTCAAATGTTCCAGATCGATCCAGCGGTAATCGGCGTCGGCCCCCTTCGGATCGTCGAATCCCTGCAGCGACAGATGCTCGATCGCCCGGCCGAGAACCTCCCGGTCGTCGCCCTCCCACGAGGGCTTTTCGGAGAGGACGACCGAGCGGTAAGGGCTCGTGTTGAGGCGGTTGTTCGCCGACAGCGGATGCGTGACCAGATGCCAGTCCTTTCCCAGGTATTCGGAGACCTTCAGCAGCACGTCCAGCGGCGTGCCCTCGACCAGCACGGTCGCGCCGAGCTTTGCCGCTTCGACATCCGGATTGTTGGTGACGATCATGGTCGGCCCTCCCGAAAAAAATGATTTCAAGAATCGGACGTTAAATCCGTGTTTATTAAACGCGGTTTTATGCCTGAGAGAATGAATCGTGAAAAATTTCATTTGCGCGGCGTCGAAAAGAGCCGGCGGAACCCGACGCGGTTTCGCCGGCTTTATGTTTTTCGCCGCCGCCTGACGGCGGAAGCCACATTTCCGTTAGAGCGCCTTGAAGATCGTCTGTTTGTCGATCGGCGTGACCATGGCCTCGAGCGCCTTTTCGAGCAGCTTGCGGCGGGCCTTTTTGTCCTCCGCGTCGCCAAGCTCCGGCTTGCCGACGGGGTGGGGGATGGCGACGCCGGGCACGATCCGGTTGGAGCCGACGGTCATCATGATCGGCACGATCGTGGCGATCTGCACGACGGGGATGCCGGCGGCCTTCTCGATTTCACGCGACATCGATGCACCGCATCGAGTGCAGGAGCCTCAGGTGGAGGTGAGAATGGCGGCGTCGACGCCGGCGGCTTTCAGCTCCGGGCCGATCTCCTGGCCGAACTTCTCGGCCCAGGCCACGGCCGTGCCGGTGCCGGTGGTGCAGTACACGTACTTGTAGATTTTGCCGATCTTGCCCTCTTTTTCCAGCTCGCGCATCTCGTCGAGCGGCAGCACCACGTCGGGGTTGGCGTTGGCCCACTGCGTGTCGTAGCCGCCGTGGATGGACTCGTAGTTCTCGGGGGTGAGGTCGTTGAGGCCGGTGATGTCGTAGCGGCCGTAAGACTCCGCGGAAGAGACGCGGATCTTGTCGGGATTGCCCTTGGGAACGATACCGCCGGAGGTGATCAGGGCGATCGTGGCGTGCTTGAGATCCTTGACCGGAGCGCAGGGCTCGATCTTCTTGAAGGTCGGCATCTCGTACTCGGTCTGGAACGGCTCGCCGGCCATCTTCTTGAGCAGCATCTCGAGGCCGCGCTGAGCGCCGTTCTTCTCGTGGAAGAAAACGCGGCGGAATCCGCGGCTGATGTAGTTTTCGTCGGCGGCGGGGCCGAGAGTTTCCTTCTTGAGCAGCTTGAGCGCCAGCGAGGCCATGGATTTGGCCGCGTCTTTGATGCCGCGGGCGCTGTTGGCCGTCTTGACGATGAAGACTTTCTTGGCGAAGGACTCGGCGCCGGGATTCTCGGGATACATGCCGGTGACGACGGGAATGCCCAGCGTGTCCTGCACGGCGGCGCAGATGTCGCCGCAGGCCATGCCGTAGCGTCCGGCGAAGAACGCCGGGCCGGCGATCAGCAGGTCGGGCTTGTAGCTGCCGATCATCTCGAGCAGCGTCTTTTTGGCCTCTTCGTTGTGTTCGTTGAAGTAGTTGTCGCCGCAGATCACCGTGCCGACGATCTCGGCGTCTTTGCCCAGCTCGGCCTGAAGGGCGGCGCCGGGGCCGACTTTGCCGTCGCGCTTTTCGGGCGGCACGTGGGCCATGTCCTCGCCGCCGATGCCGGCGTAAAACTGGTTGATGTAATGAACGATGCGGAACGTCATGATCGATTCCTCCTTACACCCAGAGCGAGCCGGACCTGTTGAAGCCGGTCTCGCAGGTCGAGCCGATGATCGACTGCAGCTCGACGTACATGGAGCCGTCGGGGCGAAGGCTTTCGGCCGCGCCGCCGGAAACGTGGGCGATGGACTCGATGAAGCCGATCACTTTTTTCATGGCCGGCACTTCGAGCATCTCGTTGACGTTGCCGCAGGAGACGAAGGCCGTCATCTGCGGCGTGGCGTCGGCCAGGCCCTGCGACGCGCCGTCGGTGCCGGACGCTTCGTCGGCGATGACGACGGTGCTCATGCCCAGCGCTTCGCACTTGTTGACGTTCAGGCAGAGGTCGCTGTCGGGGTTGCCATAGCCTTCCTCGGTGATGATCACGCCCTTGGCGCCGAGCTCGCGGCAGAGGCGGGCGTTGAAGGACGAAGCGCGCTCCTTGCCGGCGAGGACGACCGATTCCTGCGTGGGGATCATGCCCAGGAAGTTGACGGTTTTGCCGTGCTGGGCGTACAGTTCGCTGACCACCGGATCGTGCAGATGGTGCCAGGTCGTGGTTTTGTCGCAGGCGGACACGCAGTTGCCGGAGACCATGGCGCCGTCGAGCACCTCGTTGGGGTGCAGCAGCGTGGGCAGGCAGGTCTTCACGTCGGCGCCGTACACGTACGTGTCGTGCAGCAAACCCTGCGTGATGCACATGCAGAGATGGACGACGGGCGGCAGGTCGGGATATTTTTTCAGCTCTTCGGCCACCGTGCCTTTTTCGAAAACTTCCGTGGCGTCGATCTTCGCGTTTTTGCAGCAGTCGGCCAGCCAGACGGCGGCTTTCAGCCCGGCGACGCGGATCGCTTCCTCGTACTGGTGCTTTTCCAGATTCTCGACCGGCCGGGCGATCAGCACCACGTTGAACAGCTCCGCGAACGGGCTGAACTTGGCGGCGGGGCCGGACATGTCGATAAAACCTTCCTGAAAGCCCATGATCGGGCCGACGGTGACCACGCCGGCGCCGTCGAGCACAAACGTCGCGCCTTCGCCCGCCGTGTCGTTGGGGCCGATCACGGAAGCGAAATAGCTTTCGCCGCCTTCCAGCTTGACGCGCGGCTCGATCACGTCCTTGACGGGGATGATGCGCACCG encodes:
- a CDS encoding IclR family transcriptional regulator, whose amino-acid sequence is MELKKRVKESERLNASVVFSLEALDFLETEGSASLTELSGALGIHKSRVMRLCGTMERMGYVIRRGEDARYALGPRVLSLGKAFERHNPLLHVLRPQLERIARELDENVSFQIIRDDRRLCVCSVCRAQLARYVTPEGSEAKFPYGAAAKVMLAWGPAELRAKILAAAPYPRYTEHTPTTADEVLRAIEKTLKQGYAVSREERTYGTAALDVPVFGAGCELLGALGLASTTERLTPELIEKAVPALRKAAAYIQSMTAGAEKFVPKMPRRDE
- a CDS encoding glycine/sarcosine/betaine reductase component B subunit, translating into MRLELRKAHVTGLEWGSPTRMENGVLYVDKEGLIAALSDDDRIEKWDVDLARPGESVRIIPVKDVIEPRVKLEGGESYFASVIGPNDTAGEGATFVLDGAGVVTVGPIMGFQEGFIDMSGPAAKFSPFAELFNVVLIARPVENLEKHQYEEAIRVAGLKAAVWLADCCKNAKIDATEVFEKGTVAEELKKYPDLPPVVHLCMCITQGLLHDTYVYGADVKTCLPTLLHPNEVLDGAMVSGNCVSACDKTTTWHHLHDPVVSELYAQHGKTVNFLGMIPTQESVVLAGKERASSFNARLCRELGAKGVIITEEGYGNPDSDLCLNVNKCEALGMSTVVIADEASGTDGASQGLADATPQMTAFVSCGNVNEMLEVPAMKKVIGFIESIAHVSGGAAESLRPDGSMYVELQSIIGSTCETGFNRSGSLWV
- a CDS encoding GrdX family protein; this translates as MIVTNNPDVEAAKLGATVLVEGTPLDVLLKVSEYLGKDWHLVTHPLSANNRLNTSPYRSVVLSEKPSWEGDDREVLGRAIEHLSLQGFDDPKGADADYRWIDLEHLKTALAEAEKFHV
- a CDS encoding sodium-dependent transporter, which codes for MEEQKRDSFGSRIGFILSAAGFSIGLGNVWRFPYLTSKFGGGAFVLVYVLICVFVGLPLFLGELSIGRRMKATPIVGFLREKKPFWSLIGWVGAIACIVLMAYYTVIIGWMVRYAVKALTGIFTGSTFEQTKVMFDDFMKSPFELIAYTVVVFFALGLAISRGVKEGVEKLCKWLLPILGLMIVTLAVRSLTLSPVEGVGKTAMDGLRWYLSPDFSQIWNPEVWLYALGQSFFSIGVGIATAVVYGSYRSDTDNMPKDAAMVVTMDTSFALVAGVVIFPALLVYGADPNASGVGLVMEIMPVVFGKMPMGSFWASLFFILVAVAGYTSGLGYLEAPVACFADFFKVKRSKMTWIVVFVMFVLSLPCAYSLSEGHGWMSTCRVLGKSIFDFADYLSGNVMMPVDALLVSLYISFVLKFNGYMEEANKGLDETHTWRVSGWWRPWVTYGLPIVLIVIMYRNVF
- a CDS encoding glycine/betaine/sarcosine/D-proline family reductase selenoprotein B; protein product: MTFRIVHYINQFYAGIGGEDMAHVPPEKRDGKVGPGAALQAELGKDAEIVGTVICGDNYFNEHNEEAKKTLLEMIGSYKPDLLIAGPAFFAGRYGMACGDICAAVQDTLGIPVVTGMYPENPGAESFAKKVFIVKTANSARGIKDAAKSMASLALKLLKKETLGPAADENYISRGFRRVFFHEKNGAQRGLEMLLKKMAGEPFQTEYEMPTFKKIEPCAPVKDLKHATIALITSGGIVPKGNPDKIRVSSAESYGRYDITGLNDLTPENYESIHGGYDTQWANANPDVVLPLDEMRELEKEGKIGKIYKYVYCTTGTGTAVAWAEKFGQEIGPELKAAGVDAAILTSTUGSCTRCGASMSREIEKAAGIPVVQIATIVPIMMTVGSNRIVPGVAIPHPVGKPELGDAEDKKARRKLLEKALEAMVTPIDKQTIFKAL
- a CDS encoding LTA synthase family protein, producing MEKCAQDALLFFLPFAAAGLFLVKNRKLGSLAVLLGYALAAAQALCAAVLNRDLDYFVFMRLDWDMLRMAPLVMAATSAVFAGLTLAVLTVVWLNWTGRLRRVFAPKRRFPRLGLLAACALAVAFSPVTSVYREMLESWRQYARTSSCSEAELFAALGARREPVAEADVAAEAGRNIVVVYCESLENNFLDREDFPDSLPRLHRLADSGWTLWDNYKCVSGATWTVGALYATQTSFPAFFGGAGDDIFNRVESSRLTSYARVMRRAGYDCLFLAGCELGFGGTGGLMKTLGYRVKGARDFEKGCEKTVWGAHDFDLFEQAKLEYSRLSAAGRPFNLTLLTVDTHFTKGLPDARLKDKVAPAVPPMSHEYCVACLDYLLGDFVDFVEAQPGGRETAIVVLGDHLMMGSENNTPILKRLKKRARTVALLTNRRAAGWDPRGEIGFYNVPRLILDLAEVKHNALFLDGLVPNISPRTIEAHSAALTALNLRLTVQKAADSKAGQKTPRRREK